A part of Bosea sp. (in: a-proteobacteria) genomic DNA contains:
- the ftsY gene encoding signal recognition particle-docking protein FtsY produces the protein MSDDSKKPGLLARLFGRGGKAASEPEPAPQPPVGRVDQPEAVVLPTGLAPLPSTDPAALALAEPAPPVAMPPAPRSWWSRLSGGLSRTSSALTTGITDLFTKRKLDAGTLEDLEDILIQADLGLDTASRVAKAVGAARYEKGISGEAVRTILASEVGDILAPVAKPLVIAEARKPFVLLMVGVNGSGKTTTIGKLASKFKAEGRSVMLAAGDTFRAAAIEQLKVWGERTGASVIAREQGSDAAGLAFDALTQAKAAGTDVLLIDTAGRLQNKAELMAELAKVVRVIRKVDAEAPHAVLLVLDATVGQNAVAQVEAFRDIAGVTGLVMTKLDGTARGGILVALAAKFGLPVHFIGVGEGVDDLEPFDATDFARAVAGLERAT, from the coding sequence ATGAGCGACGACAGCAAGAAGCCGGGCCTGCTGGCGCGCCTGTTCGGGCGTGGCGGCAAGGCTGCGTCTGAGCCGGAACCGGCGCCCCAGCCCCCCGTCGGCAGGGTGGACCAGCCCGAGGCCGTCGTGCTGCCGACCGGGCTCGCGCCGCTGCCCTCGACCGATCCTGCCGCGCTGGCGCTCGCCGAGCCGGCGCCGCCCGTGGCGATGCCGCCCGCGCCGCGCAGCTGGTGGAGCCGGCTGAGCGGGGGGCTGTCGCGCACCTCGTCGGCCCTCACCACGGGCATCACGGACCTGTTCACCAAGCGCAAGCTGGATGCAGGCACGCTTGAAGACCTCGAGGACATCCTGATCCAGGCCGATCTGGGCCTCGACACCGCCAGCCGCGTGGCGAAGGCCGTGGGCGCGGCGCGCTACGAGAAAGGCATCTCCGGCGAGGCGGTCCGGACCATCCTGGCGAGCGAGGTCGGCGACATCCTCGCTCCCGTGGCGAAGCCTCTGGTGATCGCGGAGGCGCGCAAGCCCTTCGTCCTGCTGATGGTCGGCGTCAACGGCTCGGGCAAGACCACCACCATCGGCAAGCTGGCCTCGAAGTTCAAGGCCGAGGGGCGCTCGGTGATGCTGGCGGCAGGCGACACCTTCCGCGCCGCCGCCATCGAGCAGCTCAAGGTCTGGGGCGAGCGCACCGGAGCGAGCGTGATCGCCCGCGAACAGGGCTCGGACGCGGCGGGCCTCGCCTTCGATGCGCTGACGCAGGCGAAGGCGGCGGGCACCGACGTGCTGCTCATCGACACGGCCGGCCGGCTGCAGAACAAGGCCGAGCTGATGGCCGAACTCGCCAAGGTGGTGCGCGTGATCCGGAAGGTGGACGCAGAGGCGCCCCATGCGGTGCTGCTGGTGCTCGACGCCACGGTGGGCCAGAACGCGGTGGCGCAGGTCGAGGCCTTCCGTGACATCGCCGGCGTGACCGGCCTCGTCATGACAAAGCTCGACGGCACGGCGCGCGGCGGAATCCTCGTGGCGCTCGCGGCGAAGTTCGGCCTGCCCGTGCATTTCATCGGCGTGGGCGAGGGGGTCGACGATCTCGAGCCCTTTGATGCAACGGATTTCGCCCGCGCCGTGGCCGGGCTGGAGAGGGCCACATGA